One region of Maledivibacter sp. genomic DNA includes:
- a CDS encoding sodium-dependent transporter, which yields MRNEQSRDNFKSRTGFILAAAGSAVGLGNIWRFPKEVGSNGGGAFVLIYLFFILVIGMSVLLGEFAIGRNGRSSVVKSYGKINKNFKFVGYISMSAVIILLSFYSIVGGWTILFAIKSLWGNAGLISSGGTSFFDMITSNPTYLVSGTLFFLIATAFIVSKGISGGIERYCKILMPILFLLLVVIAVRSVTLPGAMAGVIWYLKPDFSVITGKTVVNALGQAFFTLSLGAGSMITYSSYLNKDVNLGTTALSVTLADTFVALLAGFVTIPAVFAFNLELKAGPGLVFLTLPKVFTKMPMGSIFSILFFFLLFIAAITSSISMLEVSVSFLSERLPHFKRSSLSWLATLAVFIIGIPPLLSFGSLSDFSLFGKNLFDLYDYYVSNLSLPFAGLMTTFLVGYMWNKKAVLGEVSNNGRLNSSIYGFWYKVIKYIAPWVLLLIFLNAIGIVKF from the coding sequence GTGAGGAATGAACAATCTAGGGACAACTTTAAATCACGTACTGGTTTTATCCTGGCAGCAGCAGGCTCGGCGGTAGGGTTAGGGAATATTTGGAGATTTCCTAAGGAAGTTGGATCTAACGGAGGTGGAGCCTTCGTATTAATATATCTATTTTTTATTTTAGTAATTGGAATGAGTGTATTACTTGGTGAGTTTGCCATTGGTCGTAATGGCAGGTCTAGTGTTGTAAAATCCTATGGCAAAATCAATAAGAATTTTAAATTCGTTGGCTACATATCCATGAGTGCCGTTATAATTTTACTTTCATTTTATTCTATTGTAGGTGGTTGGACGATTTTATTTGCCATAAAATCATTATGGGGAAATGCGGGACTTATATCAAGCGGTGGTACAAGTTTCTTTGATATGATTACATCAAATCCAACTTATTTAGTATCTGGAACTTTATTTTTCTTGATTGCAACTGCATTCATCGTATCCAAGGGAATATCAGGGGGTATTGAAAGGTATTGCAAGATATTGATGCCCATACTTTTCTTGTTGTTAGTAGTTATTGCAGTACGTTCTGTAACACTTCCAGGAGCAATGGCGGGTGTCATATGGTATCTTAAGCCGGACTTCTCAGTTATCACTGGAAAAACCGTGGTCAATGCCCTAGGTCAAGCTTTTTTCACCCTTAGCTTAGGTGCTGGAAGCATGATTACATACTCAAGTTATTTAAATAAGGATGTAAACCTAGGTACAACGGCATTATCGGTGACACTGGCAGATACATTTGTTGCACTTTTGGCAGGTTTTGTAACCATTCCGGCTGTATTTGCCTTTAACCTTGAGCTTAAAGCAGGCCCTGGTCTTGTATTTTTAACCCTTCCTAAGGTATTTACTAAAATGCCTATGGGTTCAATTTTTTCTATACTATTTTTCTTTTTACTATTTATTGCTGCCATTACATCTTCAATCAGTATGCTAGAAGTATCCGTATCCTTCTTATCCGAGAGATTGCCTCACTTTAAAAGGTCGTCACTATCTTGGCTTGCTACTTTGGCAGTATTTATTATAGGAATTCCACCACTTTTAAGTTTTGGTTCTTTGAGTGACTTTAGTTTGTTTGGGAAAAATTTATTTGATCTCTATGATTATTATGTAAGCAATCTTTCCCTTCCCTTCGCTGGACTAATGACTACATTTCTAGTGGGCTATATGTGGAATAAGAAAGCTGTGCTTGGTGAAGTTTCAAATAACGGAAGATTAAACAGCAGTATCTATGGCTTTTGGTACAAAGTCATAAAATATATTGCTCCGTGGGTTCTATTACTTATCTTCTTAAATGCTATTGGGATTGTAAAGTTTTAG